The following proteins come from a genomic window of Pseudomonas hygromyciniae:
- a CDS encoding MFS transporter, whose translation MNYATQTSHAAKPQVSTARKIAAGSIGNAVEWFDWTIYASFAVFFSTQFFPKTDETASLLATFAIFAVGFFMRPIGGWALGIYSDRYGRKSALGVTIMLMAGGSLMIGITPTYEQIGLLAPVLLVIARLMQGLSLGGEYASASTYLAELAPDHRRGFFSSFVFFSSAAGILTASAIGWALTTVLTDEQMREFGWRIPFLLGALGGIAGIWLRMSVPEAEASTQKTKKVEKQPLRTLLRDYPRETLRIVGFSILSTFAFYLFVIYIPTYAIRALHVESSTAFAANTVAMVAFMLVHPLFGMLSDKFGRKPQLIAFALGYLLFFYPIITSMQPTFSSILMVELFGLLLYALYTSIAPAIMSEQFPSSVRAVGIGAPYNLMVALLGGTTPYLLTWLQSHGQESWFFYYVLAGAALTLITFIKMPETAGKPLK comes from the coding sequence ATGAATTATGCGACTCAAACGTCCCACGCGGCAAAGCCGCAGGTATCAACCGCGCGCAAAATTGCTGCTGGCAGCATTGGCAATGCGGTGGAGTGGTTTGACTGGACGATCTATGCCTCGTTCGCGGTGTTCTTTTCCACACAATTCTTTCCGAAAACTGACGAAACGGCGTCACTGCTAGCGACTTTCGCTATTTTCGCAGTAGGTTTCTTCATGCGCCCCATCGGTGGTTGGGCCCTGGGAATCTACTCTGATCGCTATGGCCGCAAATCAGCTTTGGGGGTCACCATCATGCTGATGGCCGGCGGATCACTGATGATCGGCATTACCCCCACCTACGAGCAGATCGGCCTGCTGGCGCCGGTTTTGCTGGTGATAGCGCGACTGATGCAAGGCTTGTCGTTGGGCGGTGAATACGCGTCAGCCTCTACTTACCTGGCCGAGTTAGCACCAGACCACCGTCGCGGCTTCTTTTCGAGTTTTGTATTCTTTAGTTCCGCCGCGGGCATTCTGACCGCTTCGGCGATTGGCTGGGCGCTGACCACCGTGCTCACCGACGAGCAGATGCGAGAGTTCGGCTGGCGCATTCCGTTCTTGCTCGGCGCCTTGGGCGGTATCGCAGGCATTTGGTTGCGTATGTCGGTGCCTGAAGCAGAAGCCTCAACGCAAAAAACCAAGAAGGTAGAGAAGCAACCGCTGCGCACCCTGCTGCGTGATTATCCGCGCGAAACCCTGCGGATCGTCGGCTTTTCGATCCTCAGCACCTTTGCCTTTTACCTGTTCGTCATCTACATCCCGACCTATGCCATCCGGGCACTGCACGTAGAGTCCTCCACAGCCTTTGCGGCGAATACGGTGGCAATGGTCGCGTTCATGCTCGTGCACCCACTCTTCGGCATGCTCTCGGACAAGTTCGGGCGCAAGCCGCAACTGATCGCTTTTGCCTTGGGTTACCTGCTGTTCTTCTACCCGATTATCACCAGCATGCAGCCGACGTTCTCATCGATCCTGATGGTGGAGTTGTTCGGCCTGTTGCTCTACGCGCTTTATACCTCGATTGCGCCCGCAATCATGTCGGAACAATTCCCGAGCAGCGTTCGCGCCGTTGGTATTGGTGCGCCCTACAACCTGATGGTGGCATTGCTCGGCGGTACCACGCCTTATCTGCTGACCTGGCTGCAGAGCCACGGTCAAGAGAGCTGGTTCTTCTATTACGTGCTCGCAGGCGCAGCGCTCACCCTGATTACGTTCATCAAAATGCCAGAAACAGCCGGGAAACCACTGAAATAG
- a CDS encoding Lrp/AsnC family transcriptional regulator, producing the protein MVSSTVDTDEKRHVALDETDLACLIALQANPRGTWRDLSACCDVAERTLSRRLQRLMDSGYIRVIGELDPVVVGSGPVLHAWIRVADGRQREVAEHLAQLPQTQVVMATTGEFDIFTEINLPSVQALSDMVVQELPLVPGVRQVQTQVVLRSFRRASRWRIDGSVPTEPVQAGPVSLSANEMRLLGALMLDGRASLGVLAETCGVSEPKVQRMLSGLVDSNALTFRVELEPLLVGYGVEAIVSLQTRPGAAEGIAQALAKDEHTRCLFGTSGGSQLFWHVLCRDIHDLWSVSTTRMGALEGIISCETNTVVRAYKRAGRVRRGLMVE; encoded by the coding sequence ATGGTCTCGTCAACCGTTGATACGGATGAAAAAAGACATGTTGCGCTGGATGAAACGGATCTGGCCTGCCTGATTGCACTGCAAGCCAATCCTCGTGGCACCTGGCGGGATCTGAGTGCCTGCTGCGATGTGGCGGAGCGTACGCTGTCGCGGCGCCTGCAACGCTTGATGGACAGTGGTTACATCCGGGTCATCGGCGAGCTTGATCCGGTTGTCGTCGGGAGCGGCCCGGTGCTGCATGCATGGATCCGGGTAGCCGACGGGCGCCAGCGGGAAGTGGCGGAGCATCTGGCGCAGTTGCCGCAGACCCAGGTGGTCATGGCGACAACGGGAGAGTTCGACATCTTCACCGAGATCAACTTACCCAGTGTGCAAGCGCTTTCTGACATGGTGGTGCAGGAGTTGCCGCTGGTGCCGGGGGTAAGGCAGGTGCAAACGCAAGTGGTCCTCAGATCGTTTAGACGAGCCAGTCGCTGGCGTATCGATGGTTCGGTGCCGACTGAGCCGGTGCAGGCCGGGCCGGTAAGCCTGAGTGCTAACGAAATGCGGCTATTGGGCGCGTTAATGCTGGATGGAAGGGCCAGCCTGGGCGTGCTTGCTGAAACCTGCGGCGTCAGTGAACCGAAGGTTCAGCGCATGCTAAGTGGGCTGGTCGACAGTAATGCCCTCACATTTCGCGTGGAACTGGAGCCTCTGTTGGTGGGCTACGGGGTCGAGGCGATTGTGTCGCTGCAAACCCGACCGGGTGCGGCGGAGGGGATTGCCCAGGCGCTGGCAAAGGATGAACACACGCGTTGCCTGTTTGGTACCAGTGGCGGTTCGCAGTTGTTTTGGCATGTGTTGTGTCGCGATATTCATGATCTGTGGAGTGTCTCAACCACGCGAATGGGGGCCCTGGAGGGGATCATTTCTTGTGAGACCAATACGGTGGTAAGAGCCTACAAAAGAGCGGGGCGCGTGCGTCGCGGGCTTATGGTTGAGTAG
- a CDS encoding AAA family ATPase, with amino-acid sequence MQRVMIVGQPGSGKSTLARKLGQCTGLPVVHIDTIHWQPGWVERTWDEKTRLCLEVEARDNWIFEGGHSATWDNRVARADLLIWIDRSAPLRFLRVLLRALLHRGKSRPDLPESCPELLANLPEFFAFMWRTKKSARAKMQHLVATAPAACRVVHLRSNRDTRIFLASIGSSTRPAPRD; translated from the coding sequence ATGCAACGTGTGATGATTGTGGGCCAACCTGGGTCTGGCAAAAGCACGTTGGCGCGTAAGCTTGGCCAGTGCACCGGATTGCCAGTGGTTCATATCGACACTATCCACTGGCAGCCAGGATGGGTTGAACGAACCTGGGACGAGAAGACGCGGCTTTGTCTTGAGGTCGAGGCCCGCGATAACTGGATATTCGAGGGTGGCCATTCAGCCACGTGGGACAACCGAGTGGCCCGTGCAGATCTTTTGATCTGGATTGATCGTTCAGCGCCGCTTCGATTCTTGCGCGTCCTGCTCAGAGCGCTGCTCCATCGCGGGAAGTCTCGGCCTGACTTGCCCGAGAGCTGCCCCGAACTGCTGGCGAACCTGCCGGAGTTTTTTGCATTCATGTGGCGGACGAAAAAATCAGCGCGGGCAAAGATGCAGCACCTCGTGGCAACTGCACCAGCCGCTTGCCGTGTGGTTCATCTGCGGTCCAATCGGGACACCAGGATTTTTCTCGCAAGCATTGGAAGTTCGACTCGCCCGGCTCCGCGAGATTGA
- a CDS encoding NADP-dependent oxidoreductase, with translation MKAFFIERYGKQNAMIGDMPDPAVGAHDVLIQVHATSVNPLDSKIKTGDFKLILPYTFPLVLGNDLAGVVIRTGAAVERFKPGDEVYARPPEARIGTFAEMIAVDENALALKPSNLDMAQAASIPLAALTAWQALVETAQLKKGQKVLIHAGSGGVGTLAIQLAKHLGAFVATTTSTANVQWVKALGADVVIDYTHQDFAHELRNFDVVLHSLGTALLEKSLKVLKPGGQLISLSGPPTAQFAQAQGLSWVLGQVMRLLSSGIRRKARKQGVNYAFLFMRANGTQLQKITSLIETGVIKPVIDRSFPFESIAEALRYVEQGRSRGKVTVTIR, from the coding sequence ATGAAGGCATTTTTTATCGAACGCTACGGCAAGCAGAACGCAATGATTGGCGACATGCCTGACCCGGCGGTGGGTGCGCACGACGTGCTGATCCAGGTGCATGCGACCAGCGTGAACCCGTTGGACTCGAAGATTAAAACGGGGGACTTCAAACTGATCCTGCCCTATACCTTTCCATTGGTACTGGGCAACGACCTGGCCGGAGTGGTCATTCGCACAGGCGCGGCGGTGGAGCGATTCAAGCCGGGAGACGAAGTCTATGCACGGCCCCCCGAGGCGCGGATCGGGACGTTTGCCGAAATGATCGCCGTGGACGAAAACGCCCTCGCGCTAAAGCCGTCGAACCTGGACATGGCCCAAGCGGCGTCCATCCCCTTGGCCGCCTTGACGGCCTGGCAGGCGCTGGTCGAGACCGCCCAACTGAAAAAAGGCCAAAAGGTGCTGATTCATGCCGGATCCGGCGGTGTCGGCACGCTGGCCATTCAACTTGCCAAACACCTCGGGGCCTTCGTCGCGACCACCACCAGCACGGCGAACGTCCAATGGGTGAAAGCACTCGGGGCGGATGTGGTGATTGATTACACACATCAGGATTTTGCACACGAGTTGCGCAATTTCGACGTGGTGTTGCACAGCCTTGGCACCGCGCTACTGGAGAAGTCGCTCAAGGTGCTCAAGCCGGGCGGACAGCTTATTTCCCTTTCGGGGCCGCCGACTGCGCAATTTGCCCAAGCGCAAGGCTTGTCCTGGGTGCTGGGGCAAGTGATGCGCCTGCTGAGCAGCGGCATTCGCAGGAAAGCGCGCAAACAGGGGGTGAACTATGCATTTTTGTTTATGCGTGCCAACGGGACACAACTGCAGAAAATCACTTCGCTTATCGAGACAGGTGTCATCAAGCCGGTCATTGACCGATCGTTCCCTTTTGAGTCCATAGCAGAGGCGCTGCGGTACGTCGAACAGGGTAGATCGAGAGGCAAAGTCACCGTGACAATCAGGTAA